One region of Chanodichthys erythropterus isolate Z2021 chromosome 24, ASM2448905v1, whole genome shotgun sequence genomic DNA includes:
- the dbx2 gene encoding homeobox protein DBX2 has protein sequence MAGFPPRHPGFGNSGKCFLIENLLRPGSSSPAAGVRFPALSLMLKCVSHSGAPEGHKGRQTKDGDVIQPTPGKTTCNTDMNFTHPSVSPLVIMAGVALPCCSGSGSMMSSTPLFPRGVGSVLWSPALNSRSRPGILRRAVFSEEQRRELEKTFRKQKYISKTDRNRLATDLCLKETQVKIWFQNRRMKWRNSKEKESSFSRPHMERLMVWSQSEPADTTHVTHTHLYTDERCKDDL, from the exons ATGGCTGGATTTCCTCCGAGGCATCCCGGATTTGGGAATTCCGGGAAGTGTTTTCTCATAGAGAATCTGCTGCGTCCGGGAAGTTCCTCACCTGCGGCAGGTGTGCGTTTCCCCGCTCTGAGTCTGATGCTGAAGTGTGTTTCTCACAGCGGGGCCCCTGAGGGCCACAAGGGCCGGCAAACGAAGGACGGGGACGTTATTCAGCCAACGCCAGGTAAGACGACCTGCAACACTGACATGAA TTTCACTCATCCATCCGTCTCTCCTCTAGTTATAATGGCTGGTGTCGCTCTGCCCTGCTGCTCTGGATCTGGATCCATGATGTCGTCTACTCCTCTGTTCCCTA GGGGCGTCGGGTCCGTACTGTGGAGTCCAGCACTGAATTCCAGGTCTCGGCCGGGAATCCTGCGACGAGCCGTGTTCTCCGAGGAACAGAGACGAGAGCTGGAGAAAACCTTCCGCAAACAGAAATACATCAGCAAGACAGACCGCAACAGACTGGCCACAGACCTCTGCTTGAAAGAGACACAG GTGAAGATCTGGTTCCAGAACCGCAGAATGAAGTGGAGGAACTCCAAAGAGAAGGAGAGCTCATTCTCACGGCCGCACATGGAGCGACTGATGGTCTGGAGCCAATCAGAACCAGCCGACACGACACATGTGACACACACTCACCTGTACACAGACGAGCGCTGCAAAGATGATTTATGA